One genomic region from Nilaparvata lugens isolate BPH chromosome 3, ASM1435652v1, whole genome shotgun sequence encodes:
- the LOC111045857 gene encoding hydroxypyruvate reductase, whose product MALNLNRVLISDAVDSSCVTLLQSHGVTVDCKYKLPKDQLIKEIKNYDGLIVRSDTKVTADVLEAATSLKVVGRAGTGVDNIDIDAATKKGVIVLNTPGGNSISACELTCSLIMCLARNVAAGCQSLKEGRWDRKLYTGSEISGKTLAVIGLGRIGREVATRMQAFGMRTIGFDPILSAEKAKEFNVELLTLDEIWPQADYVTVHTPLIPQTRNLINDAVFAKCKKGMKVINVARGGIIEEAALLKALNNGACGGAGLDVFSEEPPKSAVTLEIIGHPRVVCTPHLGASTDEAQTRVAVEVAEQFVALKDPQSQFQLTGIVNAPILAASLDAANVPWIELAKNLGKIAAKMLVNEDFTKVQIYVNTTGAVLESKKFVGAAALMGMLTGRTKNGLNLINAAALAADAGLFSIVSHASNQGDSNTVTLAINVGQAHHSVQGTVQGDGNSYLTSIDGAQFTPGVAITSSLLLFQGSNAGSDFAKIIGELSSKGLTVSHISVAVGKQVYFAVQTSGDNNEAVSTIPGVRHF is encoded by the exons ATGGCACTGAACTTGAACCGTGTTCTGATCAGCGATGCAGTGGACAGCAGCTGTGTGACTCTGCTGCAATCTCATGGCGTCACTGTCGACTGCAAGTACAAACTGCCCAAGGATCAGCTCATCAAGGAAATTAAG AACTACGATGGTCTAATTGTCCGTTCTGACACCAAAGTAACAGCTGACGTGCTAGAAGCGGCAACATCGCTTAAAGTGGTCGGAAGAGCCGGAACTGGAGTCGACAACATTGACATTGATGCCGCAACCAAGAAAGGTGTTATTGTGCTCAA CACACCAGGAGGTAACTCAATCAGTGCCTGCGAGTTGACATGCTCTTTGATTATGTGCCTGGCAAG AAACGTGGCTGCTGGATGCCAGTCTTTGAAAGAGGGTCGCTGGGACCGGAAACTCTACACCGGAAGTGAAATTTCTGGAAAAACCCTGGCAGTCATTGGTCTGGGAAGAATTGGACGAGAGGTCGCTACCAGGATGCAAGCTTTTGGAATGAGG ACAATCGGCTTTGACCCCATCCTGAGTGCAGAGAAAGCCAAAGAGTTCAACGTAGAATTGCTAACTCTAGATGAGATTTGGCCCCAAGCTGATTACGTAACTGTGCATACGCCACTCATTCCGCAGACAAGAA ATCTCATCAACGATGCAGTTTTTGCGAAATGCAAGAAAGGCATGAAAGTAATCAATGTGGCCAGGGGAGGCATCATTGAGGAGGCTGCTCTTCTCAAGGCACTCAAT AACGGTGCATGCGGCGGTGCAGGCCTGGACGTGTTCAGCGAGGAGCCACCCAAGAGTGCGGTGACCCTTGAGATCATCGGCCACCCCCGCGTGGTGTGCACCCCTCACCTCGGAGCCAGCACAGACGAGGCTCAGACCAGGGTTGCTGTCGAAGTAGCAGAACAGTTTGTCGCTCTCAAGGACCCCCAGTCACA GTTCCAACTGACAGGCATTGTGAATGCACCGATTCTGGCCGCTTCGCTGGATGCAGCCAATGTGCCCTGGATCGAGTTGGCCAAAAATTTGGGAAAAATCGCCGCCAAAATGCTCGTCAACGAAGATTTCACTAAAGTTCAGATCTATGTCAACACCACTG GTGCAGTCCTAGAATCGAAGAAGTTCGTGGGCGCAGCAGCACTGATGGGCATGCTGACCGGTCGCACCAAGAATGGACTGAACCTGATCAACGCAGCCGCTCTGGCCGCTGACGCAGGCTTGTTCAGCATTGTCAGTCATGCATCCAATCAGGGCGACAGCAACACTGTCACGCTCGCCATCAACGTCGGCCAGGCTCACCATTCGGTGCAAG GCACAGTGCAAGGCGATGGAAACAGCTACCTAACGAGCATTGACGGAGCCCAGTTCACTCCTGGTGTTGCCATCACTTCCAGTCTGCTTCTCTTCCAAGGCAGCAACGCCGGTTCAGATTTCGCCAAAATTATTG GTGAGTTGAGCAGCAAAGGCCTGACGGTTTCGCACATTTCGGTAGCAGTTGGCAAGCAAGTCTATTTTGCCGTTCAAACTTCTGGTGACAATAATGAAGCAGTCAGCACTATTCCCGGAGTGAGACATTTCTAA